A stretch of Pelecanus crispus isolate bPelCri1 chromosome 3, bPelCri1.pri, whole genome shotgun sequence DNA encodes these proteins:
- the HINT3 gene encoding adenosine 5'-monophosphoramidase HINT3 codes for MAGEQAGAGAAAAAAAAEGREAESGGGGGYDGKCVFCRIGRREEPGTALLPCQYEDLVCFRDIRPGAPHHYLVVPVEHMGNCKTLKTEHIPIVKRMMEVGKAVLQRNNFSDLNDIRMGFHWPPFCSISHLHLHVLAPASQLGFLSRLVYRINSYWFITAEQLIERLQTENAAS; via the exons atGGCgggggagcaggctggggccGGCGCCGCGGCCGCAGCCGCGGCCGCTGAGGGGAGAGAAGCcgagagcggcggcggcggcggctaCGACGGCAAGTGCGTGTTCTGCAGGATCGGCCGCCGGGAGGAGCCGGGCACGgcgctgctgccctgccag TATGAAGACCTTGTTTGCTTTAGAGATATCAGACCTGGTGCCCCCCACCACTATCTGGTGGTGCCGGTGGAGCACATGGGAAACTGCAAAACGCTGAAGACAGAACACATACCTATAG TGAAGAGAATGATGGAAGTTGGAAAAGCTGTCCTCCAGAGAAATAACTTTAGTGACTTGAATGATATAAG aatGGGTTTTCACTGGCCTCCGTTCTGCTCAATATCCCACTTGCATCTTCACGTCCTGGCCCCAGCCAGTCAGCTAGGATTCTTATCCAGACTTGTTTACAGAATCAATTCCTACTGGTTTATCACG
- the NCOA7 gene encoding nuclear receptor coactivator 7 isoform X6, with translation MKGKEMPLNIRILYYARPHQGEPFVEIITVEEAKRRKSVCSYYEEDDDDILPVLKHHSALLENMHIEQLARCLPARVQGYPWRLAYSTLEHGTSLKTLYRKSASLDSPVLLVIKDMDNQIFGAYATHPFRFSDHYYGTGETFLYTFSPNFKVFKWSGENTYFINGDTSSLELGGGGGRFGLWLDADLYHGRSNSCSTFNNDILSKKEDFIIQDVEVWTFE, from the exons atgaaagggaaagaaatgccTTTGAATATTCGAATTCTTTACTATGCCAGACCTCACCAGGGAGAACCTTTTGTGGAG ATCATTACTGTAGAAGAAGCAAAACGACGAAAGAGCGTTTGCAGTTACTATGAAGAAGATGACGACGATATTTTGCCTGTCTTAAAGCATCACAGCGCCCTCTTGGAGAATATGCACATAGAGCAG CTTGCCCGATGCTTGCCCGCACGAGTGCAGGGATATCCGTGGCGGCTTGCATACAGTACACTGGAGCACGGGACTAGCCTGAAGACTCTCTACCGTAAATCAGCATCTCTCGACAGTCCAGTTCTCCTTGTCATCAAGGATATGGACAACCAG ATATTTGGAGCCTATGCTACACATCCCTTCAGGTTTAGTGACCATTACTATGGCACTGGTGAGACATTCCTCTACACATTCAGTCCAAATTTCAAG GTATTCAAATGGAGTGGAGAGAACACCTACTTCATCAACGGAGACACCAGCTCTCTGGAGCTCGGAGGTGGAGG TGGCCGGTTTGGTTTATGGTTAGATGCAGATTTGTATCACGGGCGAAGCAACTCCTGCAGCACCTTCAATAATGACATCTTGTCTAAAAAAGAAGATTTCATAATACAAGATGTAGAAGTATGGACATTTGAATGA